The proteins below are encoded in one region of Pseudomonas entomophila L48:
- the ssuD gene encoding FMNH2-dependent alkanesulfonate monooxygenase — MSLNIFWFLPTHGDGKYLGTTEGARAVDHGYLSQIAQAADRLGFGGVLIPTGRSCEDSWLVAASLIPVTERLKFLVALRPGIISPTVAARQAATLDRLSNGRALFNLVTGGDPDELAGDGLHLNHQERYEASVEFTRIWRKVLEGEVVDYDGKHLQVKGAKLLYPPIQQPRPPLYFGGSSDAAQDLAAEQVELYLTWGEPPAAVAEKIAQVREKAAAQGREVRFGIRLHVIVRETNEEAWAAADKLISHLDDDTIARAQASLARFDSVGQQRMAALHGGKRDKLEVAPNLWAGVGLVRGGAGTALVGDGPTVAARVKEYADLGIDTFIFSGYPHLEESYRVAELLFPHLDVQRPEQPKSGGYVSPFGEMVANDILPKSVSQS, encoded by the coding sequence ATGAGCCTTAACATCTTCTGGTTCCTCCCCACCCACGGTGACGGCAAGTACCTGGGCACCACCGAAGGCGCCCGCGCCGTCGACCACGGCTACCTGAGCCAGATTGCCCAGGCCGCCGACCGCCTGGGTTTCGGCGGCGTGCTGATCCCCACCGGGCGTTCCTGCGAGGACTCCTGGCTGGTGGCGGCGTCGCTGATCCCGGTGACCGAGCGCCTGAAGTTCCTGGTCGCCCTGCGCCCGGGGATCATTTCACCCACCGTGGCGGCGCGCCAGGCGGCCACCCTGGATCGCCTGTCCAATGGCCGCGCGCTGTTCAACCTGGTAACCGGTGGCGACCCGGACGAGCTGGCCGGTGACGGCCTGCACCTGAACCATCAGGAGCGCTACGAAGCATCGGTGGAGTTCACCCGCATCTGGCGCAAGGTGCTCGAAGGCGAAGTGGTCGACTACGACGGCAAGCACCTCCAGGTGAAGGGCGCCAAGCTGCTCTATCCGCCGATCCAGCAACCGCGCCCGCCGCTGTATTTCGGTGGCTCGTCCGACGCCGCCCAGGACCTGGCCGCCGAGCAGGTCGAGCTGTACCTGACCTGGGGCGAGCCGCCGGCCGCCGTGGCCGAGAAGATCGCCCAGGTGCGCGAGAAGGCCGCAGCTCAAGGCCGTGAAGTGCGCTTCGGTATCCGCCTGCACGTGATCGTGCGGGAAACCAACGAAGAAGCCTGGGCCGCCGCCGACAAACTCATCTCGCACCTGGACGACGACACCATCGCCCGCGCCCAGGCCTCGCTGGCGCGCTTCGACTCGGTCGGCCAGCAGCGCATGGCTGCCCTGCACGGCGGCAAGCGTGACAAGCTGGAGGTCGCCCCGAACCTGTGGGCTGGCGTCGGCCTGGTGCGTGGCGGTGCCGGCACCGCGCTGGTGGGCGATGGCCCGACCGTCGCGGCGCGGGTCAAGGAGTATGCGGACCTGGGTATCGACACCTTCATCTTCTCCGGCTACCCCCACCTGGAAGAGTCGTACCGCGTCGCCGAGCTGCTGTTCCCGCACCTGGATGTGCAACGCCCGGAGCAGCCGAAAAGCGGTGGCTATGTCAGCCCGTTCGGTGAAATGGTCGCCAACGACATCCTGCCCAAGTCCGTGTCGCAGAGCTGA
- the ssuC gene encoding aliphatic sulfonate ABC transporter permease SsuC yields the protein MSRATSTTWPKRLAPWALPVLLVAVWQLAVSAGWLSTRILPAPSAVVSAGVELVRSGEIWTHLAISGWRAGLGFLIGGSLGLLLGFITGLSSWGERLLDSSVQMIRNVPHLALIPLVILWFGIDESAKIFLVALGTLFPIYLNTYHGIRNVDPALVEMARSYGLSGFALFRQVILPGALPSILVGVRFALGFMWLTLIVAETISANSGIGYLAMNAREFLQTDVVVLAIVLYAVLGKCADLAARGLERVWLRWHPAYQVAKKEGA from the coding sequence ATGAGTCGAGCAACCTCAACCACCTGGCCGAAGCGCCTGGCGCCCTGGGCCCTGCCGGTCCTGCTGGTGGCGGTGTGGCAACTGGCGGTCAGTGCCGGCTGGCTGTCGACCCGCATCCTGCCGGCCCCTAGCGCGGTGGTGAGCGCCGGGGTCGAGCTGGTGCGCAGCGGCGAGATCTGGACCCACCTGGCCATCAGCGGCTGGCGTGCGGGGCTTGGCTTTCTCATCGGCGGCAGCCTGGGGCTGTTGCTGGGCTTCATCACTGGGCTTTCGAGCTGGGGCGAACGCCTGCTCGACAGCTCGGTGCAGATGATTCGCAACGTGCCGCACCTGGCGCTGATCCCGCTGGTGATCCTGTGGTTTGGTATCGACGAGTCGGCGAAGATCTTCCTGGTGGCGCTGGGGACGCTGTTCCCCATCTACCTGAACACCTACCACGGCATTCGCAACGTCGACCCGGCGCTGGTGGAGATGGCGCGCAGCTACGGCCTGTCGGGTTTCGCGCTGTTCCGCCAGGTGATCCTGCCGGGTGCGCTGCCGTCGATCCTGGTGGGGGTGCGTTTTGCCCTCGGGTTCATGTGGCTGACGCTGATTGTCGCCGAGACCATCTCGGCCAACTCCGGCATCGGCTATCTGGCGATGAATGCCCGTGAGTTCCTGCAGACCGACGTGGTGGTGTTGGCCATTGTCCTGTACGCGGTGCTTGGCAAGTGTGCCGACCTGGCCGCCCGTGGCCTGGAGCGTGTGTGGCTGCGCTGGCACCCGGCGTACCAGGTAGCGAAGAAGGAGGGCGCATGA
- the ssuB gene encoding aliphatic sulfonates ABC transporter ATP-binding protein, protein MTVLKEQPPRLLRGIPLAANDLRRTFGQREVLRGVDLHIPAGQFVAIVGRSGCGKSTLLRLLAGLDQPSGGELLAGAAPLAEAREDTRLMFQDARLLPWKKVIDNVGLGLSGNWRPRALEALDAVGLAERAHEWPAALSGGQKQRVALARALIHQPRLLLLDEPLGALDALTRIEMQQLIERLWRQHGFTVLLVTHDVSEAVAVADRVILIEDGAVGLDLVVDLPRPRVRGSHRLAALESEVLNRVLSVPGTPPEPEPVAPLPTHLRWAH, encoded by the coding sequence ATGACCGTGCTCAAGGAACAGCCGCCACGCCTGCTGCGTGGCATTCCCCTGGCGGCCAACGACCTGCGTCGCACCTTTGGCCAGCGTGAAGTGCTGCGCGGTGTCGATTTGCACATCCCGGCCGGTCAGTTCGTCGCCATCGTCGGGCGCAGTGGCTGCGGCAAGAGCACCTTGCTGCGCCTGTTGGCCGGGCTCGACCAACCCAGCGGCGGTGAGCTGCTGGCGGGCGCTGCGCCACTGGCCGAGGCCCGCGAGGACACCCGGCTGATGTTCCAGGATGCGCGCCTGCTGCCCTGGAAGAAGGTGATCGACAACGTTGGCCTGGGGTTGTCCGGCAACTGGCGGCCCCGCGCCCTGGAAGCGCTGGATGCGGTCGGCCTGGCCGAGCGCGCCCATGAATGGCCGGCGGCCTTGTCCGGTGGCCAGAAACAACGGGTGGCCCTGGCCCGTGCGTTGATCCACCAGCCGCGCCTGCTGCTGCTGGACGAACCGCTCGGCGCGCTGGACGCCCTGACCCGTATCGAGATGCAGCAACTGATCGAGCGCCTGTGGCGCCAGCATGGTTTCACCGTGCTGCTGGTCACCCACGACGTCAGCGAAGCCGTCGCCGTGGCCGACCGAGTGATCCTGATCGAGGATGGCGCCGTCGGCCTGGACCTGGTCGTCGACCTGCCACGGCCGCGGGTGCGTGGTTCGCACCGCCTGGCGGCGCTGGAAAGCGAAGTGCTCAACCGTGTTCTTTCCGTCCCGGGCACACCGCCCGAGCCGGAACCTGTAGCGCCTTTGCCCACGCACCTGCGTTGGGCCCACTGA
- a CDS encoding TOBE domain-containing protein encodes MTIKAINVRNQFKGTVKEILEGPVLSEIDVQTASGIVTSVITTRSVKELELQVGSEVIAFVKSTEVSIAKL; translated from the coding sequence ATGACCATCAAAGCCATCAACGTACGCAACCAGTTCAAAGGTACCGTGAAAGAAATCCTCGAAGGCCCGGTACTGTCGGAAATCGACGTGCAGACTGCCTCCGGCATTGTCACTTCGGTGATTACCACCCGTTCTGTGAAGGAGCTGGAGTTGCAGGTGGGCAGCGAAGTGATCGCCTTCGTGAAGTCGACCGAGGTGTCCATCGCCAAGCTCTGA
- a CDS encoding TetR/AcrR family transcriptional regulator, protein MNRTATPRKPRASSQARIEAILAAARELLAGQGVAALSIYSVAQRAQIPPSSVYHFFASVPALLEALTADVHRAFREALSAPIDSAAFSTWHGLSRLIEQRMLDIYNEDTAARQLILAQHGLSEVVQADRQHDLELGELMHRLFDRHFQLPAMPRDVDVFALAMELSDRVYARSMQLHEQITPRMAEEGMRVFEAYLGLYLPPYLAKKIL, encoded by the coding sequence ATGAACCGCACCGCCACCCCGCGCAAGCCACGCGCCAGCAGCCAGGCCAGGATCGAGGCGATCCTGGCCGCGGCCCGCGAGCTGCTGGCCGGCCAGGGCGTGGCGGCGCTGTCGATCTACAGCGTTGCGCAGCGGGCGCAGATTCCACCGTCGTCGGTGTACCACTTCTTCGCCAGCGTCCCGGCCCTGCTCGAGGCCCTGACCGCTGATGTGCACCGGGCCTTTCGCGAGGCCTTGAGTGCGCCGATAGACAGCGCCGCGTTCAGCACCTGGCACGGTCTGTCACGGCTGATCGAGCAACGCATGCTCGACATCTACAACGAGGACACTGCGGCGCGCCAGTTGATCCTGGCCCAGCATGGGCTGAGTGAAGTGGTGCAGGCCGACCGCCAGCACGACCTGGAGCTGGGCGAGCTGATGCACCGGCTGTTCGACCGGCATTTCCAGCTACCGGCGATGCCGAGGGACGTGGATGTATTCGCCTTGGCGATGGAACTGAGCGACCGGGTGTACGCCCGCTCGATGCAGTTGCATGAGCAGATCACCCCGCGCATGGCGGAGGAAGGGATGCGGGTGTTCGAGGCTTACCTGGGGCTGTACCTGCCGCCTTACCTGGCCAAAAAGATCCTGTAG
- the gshA gene encoding glutamate--cysteine ligase, translating to MSDLLNRRLSLLGANLDLLKQCLHGIERECLRVTDDGRLAQTPHPEALGSALTNEQITTDYSESLLEFITPALADPAKVLDSLEEIHRFVYTKLGGEYLWSPSMPCALPAEEDIPIAEYGSSNIGKLKHVYRKGLALRYGRTMQCIAGIHYNFSLPEALWPLLRDAEGGEQNDRDYQSSAYIALIRNFRRYSWLLMYLFGASPTLDKGFLRGRPHQLEELDEQTLYLPYATSLRMSDLGYQSNAQAGLTPCYNNLASYTDSLRKAVGTPYPPYVEVGTHKDGEWVQLNTNILQIENEYYSNIRPKRVTYTGERPIQALMSRGVQYVEVRCLDINPFLPVGIDLPEARFLDAFLLFCALEESPQLDNGECGQCTDNFLTVVKEGRRPGLELRRDGQPVALKAWATELIERIGQLAGLLDRAHGGNAHAKALETQQAKVDDPELTPSAQVLARMTEHDETFVQFSLRQSRLHAEAFREQPLPAERQQAYETLARESLAEQSRLEQQEVGDFDLFVGAYQASILAISN from the coding sequence TTGAGCGACCTCCTCAACCGCCGCCTGAGCCTGCTCGGCGCGAATCTCGACCTGCTCAAGCAGTGCCTGCACGGCATTGAGCGCGAATGCCTGCGCGTGACCGACGACGGTCGCCTGGCCCAGACCCCGCACCCAGAAGCCCTGGGTTCGGCGCTGACCAACGAGCAGATCACCACCGACTACTCCGAGTCGCTGCTGGAGTTCATCACCCCGGCCCTGGCTGACCCTGCCAAGGTGCTCGACAGCCTCGAGGAGATCCACCGGTTCGTCTACACCAAGCTCGGTGGCGAATACCTGTGGAGCCCGTCGATGCCCTGCGCGCTGCCGGCCGAGGAAGACATCCCGATCGCCGAATACGGCAGCTCGAACATCGGCAAGCTCAAGCACGTGTACCGCAAGGGCCTGGCCCTGCGTTACGGCCGCACCATGCAGTGCATCGCCGGCATCCACTACAATTTCTCCCTGCCCGAGGCGCTGTGGCCGTTGCTGCGCGACGCCGAAGGCGGTGAGCAGAACGACCGCGACTACCAGTCCTCGGCCTACATCGCGCTGATCCGCAACTTCCGCCGCTACAGCTGGCTGCTGATGTACCTGTTCGGCGCCTCGCCGACCCTGGACAAAGGCTTCCTGCGTGGCCGCCCGCACCAGCTCGAAGAGCTGGATGAACAGACGCTCTACCTGCCCTACGCCACCAGCCTGCGCATGAGCGACCTAGGCTACCAGAGCAACGCCCAGGCCGGCCTCACGCCCTGCTACAACAACCTGGCCAGCTACACCGACAGCCTGCGCAAGGCGGTGGGCACGCCCTACCCGCCCTACGTCGAGGTCGGCACGCACAAGGATGGCGAGTGGGTGCAGCTGAACACCAACATCCTGCAGATCGAGAATGAGTACTACTCGAACATCCGACCCAAGCGTGTCACCTACACCGGCGAGCGGCCGATCCAGGCCCTGATGTCCCGTGGCGTGCAATACGTGGAAGTGCGCTGCCTGGATATCAACCCGTTCCTGCCGGTGGGCATCGACCTGCCCGAGGCGCGCTTCCTCGACGCCTTCCTGCTGTTCTGCGCGCTGGAAGAGAGCCCGCAGCTGGACAACGGCGAATGCGGCCAGTGCACCGACAACTTCCTCACCGTGGTCAAGGAAGGCCGTCGCCCTGGCCTGGAACTGCGCCGTGACGGCCAGCCAGTCGCCCTGAAGGCCTGGGCCACCGAGTTGATCGAACGCATCGGCCAGCTGGCCGGGCTGCTCGACCGCGCCCACGGCGGCAACGCCCACGCCAAGGCCCTGGAAACGCAGCAGGCCAAGGTCGACGACCCTGAACTGACACCGTCGGCCCAGGTGCTGGCGCGCATGACCGAACATGACGAGACCTTCGTCCAGTTCTCCCTGCGCCAGAGCCGCCTGCACGCCGAAGCCTTCCGTGAGCAGCCGCTGCCCGCCGAACGCCAGCAGGCCTACGAGACCCTCGCCCGCGAATCCCTGGCCGAGCAGTCGCGCCTGGAACAGCAGGAAGTCGGCGACTTCGACCTGTTCGTCGGCGCCTACCAGGCCAGCATCCTGGCGATCAGCAACTGA
- a CDS encoding PaaI family thioesterase, which translates to MDVAPEYLESAFSQLLGCRLQRLDTGVAEVALALAPHLRNRGQKLHGGAIFSLVDIAMGLACSASHGFDQQSVTIECKINYMRAVSEGEVLCTARVLHAGRRTLVVDADVLQGDKLVAKAQGTFAVL; encoded by the coding sequence ATGGACGTCGCGCCGGAGTACCTCGAAAGCGCCTTCAGCCAGCTTCTGGGCTGCCGCCTGCAACGCCTGGACACGGGCGTGGCCGAGGTGGCCCTGGCGCTGGCGCCGCACCTGCGCAACCGCGGGCAGAAGCTGCACGGCGGGGCGATCTTCAGCCTGGTGGACATCGCCATGGGACTGGCCTGCTCGGCCAGCCATGGCTTCGACCAGCAGAGCGTGACCATCGAGTGCAAGATCAACTACATGCGCGCCGTCAGCGAGGGTGAGGTGCTGTGCACCGCCCGCGTGCTGCATGCCGGACGGCGCACGCTGGTGGTCGACGCCGACGTGCTTCAGGGCGACAAACTGGTGGCCAAGGCGCAGGGAACCTTCGCGGTTCTCTAG
- a CDS encoding Tex family protein, protein MDSINSRIAEELGVRPQQVEAAVGLLDEGSTVPFIARYRKEVTGSLDDTQLRHLEERLRYLRELDERRASILASIEEQGKLTPELAREIKLADTKTRLEDLYLPYKQKRRTKGQIALEAGLGELADGLFNDPQLNPESEAARFVDTAKGVADVKAALEGAKYILMERFAEDAALLDKLRNFLKQEAVLTARVVAGKEEEGAKFRDYFAHDELLRTAPSHRALAIFRGRNEGVLSASLKVGEELPGTLHPCELMIGNHVGIENRNRPADKWLGEVVRWTWKVKLYTHLETDLFGELRDNAEGEAINVFAHNLHDLLLAAPAGPRATLGFDPGLRTGCKIAVVDATGKLLDHTTVYPHAPKNDWDRTISIMAALCAKHSVELIAIGNGTASRESDKLVAELVKKYPALKITKIMVSEAGASVYSASELAAREFPDLDVSIRGAVSIARRLQDPLAELVKIDPKSIGVGQYQHDVSQVKLARGLDAVVEDCVNAVGVDVNTASVALLTRISGLNATLAQNIVAHRDANGPFATRAALKKVSRLGEKTFEQAAGFLRVMNGDNPLDASAVHPEAYPLVQRIAADTDRDIRSLIGDSGFLKRLDPKKFTDESFGLPTVTDILQELDKPGRDPRPEFKTATFQDGVEDLKDLEPGMILEGVVTNVTNFGAFVDIGVHQDGLVHISALSEKFVKDPREAVKAGDVVKVKVMEVDIPRKRVGLSMRMSDTPGEKVEGNRGGNRGGNGGNRQQQAPRPRETTAAAPANNAMAALFANAKQLKKK, encoded by the coding sequence ATGGACAGCATCAACAGCCGTATCGCCGAGGAACTGGGCGTACGCCCGCAACAGGTCGAAGCGGCCGTGGGCCTGTTGGACGAAGGCTCGACCGTGCCCTTCATCGCCCGTTACCGCAAGGAAGTGACCGGCAGCCTGGACGACACCCAACTGCGCCACCTGGAAGAGCGCCTGCGCTACCTGCGCGAACTCGACGAGCGCCGCGCCAGCATCCTGGCCAGCATCGAGGAGCAAGGCAAGCTGACCCCGGAGCTGGCCCGCGAGATCAAGCTGGCCGACACCAAGACCCGCCTCGAAGACCTCTACCTGCCGTACAAGCAGAAACGCCGCACCAAGGGCCAGATCGCCCTGGAAGCCGGCCTGGGCGAGTTGGCCGACGGCCTGTTCAACGACCCGCAGTTGAACCCGGAAAGCGAAGCCGCACGCTTCGTCGATACGGCCAAGGGCGTGGCCGACGTCAAGGCCGCCCTGGAAGGCGCCAAGTACATCCTCATGGAGCGCTTCGCCGAAGACGCCGCCCTGCTCGACAAGCTGCGCAACTTCCTCAAGCAGGAAGCGGTGCTGACTGCCCGCGTAGTAGCTGGCAAGGAAGAGGAAGGCGCCAAGTTCCGTGATTACTTCGCCCATGACGAACTGCTGCGCACCGCGCCGTCGCACCGTGCCCTGGCGATCTTCCGCGGGCGCAACGAAGGCGTGCTGAGCGCCTCGCTGAAAGTCGGCGAAGAGCTGCCGGGCACCCTGCACCCGTGCGAGCTGATGATCGGCAACCATGTCGGCATCGAGAACCGCAACCGCCCGGCCGACAAGTGGCTGGGCGAGGTGGTGCGCTGGACCTGGAAGGTCAAGCTGTACACCCACTTGGAAACCGACCTGTTCGGCGAGTTGCGCGACAATGCCGAAGGCGAGGCGATCAACGTCTTCGCCCACAACCTGCACGACCTGCTGCTGGCCGCTCCTGCCGGCCCGCGCGCAACGCTGGGCTTCGACCCGGGCCTGCGCACCGGCTGCAAGATTGCCGTGGTCGATGCCACCGGCAAGCTGCTGGACCACACTACGGTCTACCCGCACGCGCCGAAGAACGACTGGGACCGCACGATCTCGATCATGGCCGCGCTGTGCGCCAAGCACTCGGTCGAACTGATCGCCATCGGCAACGGCACCGCCAGCCGCGAGAGCGACAAGCTGGTGGCCGAGCTGGTCAAGAAATATCCAGCGCTGAAGATCACCAAGATCATGGTCTCCGAGGCCGGCGCCTCGGTGTATTCGGCCTCGGAACTGGCCGCCCGCGAGTTCCCCGACCTGGACGTGTCGATCCGTGGCGCGGTGTCCATCGCCCGCCGCCTGCAGGACCCACTGGCGGAGCTGGTGAAGATCGACCCGAAATCCATTGGTGTCGGCCAGTACCAGCACGACGTGTCGCAGGTGAAGCTGGCCCGTGGTCTGGACGCCGTGGTCGAGGACTGCGTGAACGCCGTCGGCGTGGACGTCAACACCGCCTCGGTGGCGCTGCTGACCCGCATCTCCGGCCTCAACGCCACCCTGGCGCAGAACATCGTCGCCCACCGCGACGCCAACGGCCCGTTCGCCACCCGCGCCGCCCTCAAGAAGGTCAGCCGCCTCGGCGAGAAGACCTTCGAACAGGCCGCCGGCTTCCTGCGCGTGATGAACGGTGACAACCCGCTGGACGCCTCGGCGGTGCACCCGGAAGCCTACCCGCTGGTGCAACGCATCGCCGCCGACACCGACCGCGACATCCGTTCGCTGATCGGCGACAGCGGTTTCCTCAAGCGCCTGGACCCGAAGAAGTTCACCGACGAAAGCTTCGGCCTGCCGACCGTCACCGACATTCTCCAGGAACTGGACAAGCCCGGCCGCGACCCGCGCCCCGAGTTCAAGACCGCCACCTTCCAGGACGGCGTCGAGGACCTCAAGGACCTGGAGCCGGGCATGATCCTCGAAGGCGTGGTGACCAACGTCACCAACTTCGGCGCCTTCGTCGACATCGGCGTGCACCAGGATGGCCTTGTGCATATCTCGGCGTTGTCGGAGAAGTTCGTCAAAGATCCCCGTGAAGCGGTCAAGGCCGGCGACGTGGTCAAGGTCAAGGTCATGGAAGTGGACATCCCGCGCAAGCGCGTCGGCCTGTCCATGCGCATGAGCGACACCCCGGGCGAGAAGGTCGAAGGCAACCGCGGCGGTAATCGCGGTGGCAATGGCGGCAACCGCCAGCAGCAGGCCCCGCGCCCACGCGAGACCACCGCTGCGGCACCGGCCAACAACGCCATGGCGGCACTGTTCGCCAACGCCAAGCAACTGAAGAAGAAGTGA
- the ompR gene encoding two-component system response regulator OmpR: MTSTANAVEGDKILIVDDDPGLSSLLDRFFTSKGFRVRTVPNVEQMDRLLAREVFNLVVLDLMLPGEDGLSACKRLRASNNQIPIIMLTAKGDELSRIKGLELGADDYLAKPFNPDELVARVKAVLRRQAPSVPGAPGSEEETVTFGDYELSLATRELKRGEETHMLTTGEFAVLKALVMHAREPLTRDKLMNLARGREWDALERSIDVQISRLRRMIEPDPSKPRYIQTVWGVGYVFVPDGNAGK, from the coding sequence ATGACCAGCACCGCAAACGCCGTAGAAGGCGACAAGATTCTCATCGTCGACGACGACCCGGGCCTGAGCAGCCTGCTGGACCGCTTCTTCACCAGCAAGGGCTTCCGTGTCCGCACCGTACCGAACGTCGAACAGATGGACCGCCTGCTGGCCCGTGAAGTGTTCAACCTGGTGGTGCTCGACCTGATGCTGCCGGGCGAGGACGGCCTGTCCGCCTGCAAGCGCCTGCGCGCGTCGAACAACCAGATCCCGATCATCATGCTCACCGCCAAGGGCGATGAACTCAGCCGTATCAAGGGCCTCGAACTGGGCGCCGACGACTATCTGGCCAAACCGTTCAACCCCGACGAACTGGTGGCCCGGGTCAAGGCCGTGCTGCGTCGCCAGGCCCCGAGCGTGCCGGGTGCCCCTGGCAGCGAGGAAGAGACCGTCACCTTCGGCGACTACGAGCTGTCGCTGGCCACCCGCGAACTCAAGCGCGGCGAAGAGACGCACATGCTCACCACTGGCGAGTTCGCCGTGCTCAAGGCCCTGGTGATGCACGCCCGCGAGCCGCTGACCCGCGACAAGCTGATGAACCTGGCCCGCGGCCGTGAGTGGGACGCCCTGGAGCGCTCCATCGACGTGCAGATCTCGCGCCTGCGCCGCATGATCGAGCCCGACCCGTCCAAGCCCCGCTACATCCAGACCGTGTGGGGTGTGGGTTATGTCTTCGTGCCGGATGGAAACGCCGGAAAATGA
- a CDS encoding ATP-binding protein — translation MKTPLWFPQSFFARTLWLVLIVVLFSKALTLVYLLMNEDVLVDRQYSHGVALTLRAYWAADEENRDKIAEAAGLIRVTGSGVPEGEQHWPYSEIYQRQMQAELGDDTEVRLRIHAPPALWVNAPSLGPGWLKVPLYPHPLRGQKIWNVLGWFLAIGLLSTASAWIFVRQLNQPLKRLVFAARQLGQGRSVRLPISDTPSEMTEVYRAFNQMAEDVEQAGRERELMLAGVSHDLRTPLTRLRLSLSLMGNESDLSDDMVRDIEDMDAILDQFLAFIRDGRDEPVEEVDLNDLIYEVVAPYNQHKEQVRLCLEPIPPFPLRRVSLKRMLGNLIGNALHHAGKGVEVAAYVSGDQSAPYVVLSVLDRGAGIDESELETIFNPFIRGDRARGGKGTGLGLAIVKRIAAQHGGNVELRNRSGGGIEARVRLPLGLLLPRNAV, via the coding sequence ATGAAAACCCCTCTCTGGTTCCCGCAAAGCTTCTTCGCCCGCACCTTGTGGCTGGTACTGATCGTCGTGCTGTTCTCCAAGGCATTGACACTCGTCTACCTGCTGATGAACGAGGACGTGCTGGTCGATCGCCAGTACAGCCACGGCGTGGCACTGACGTTGCGCGCCTATTGGGCGGCGGACGAAGAGAACCGCGACAAGATCGCCGAGGCCGCTGGCCTGATCCGGGTCACCGGCTCCGGTGTGCCGGAGGGCGAGCAGCACTGGCCTTACAGTGAGATCTACCAACGCCAGATGCAGGCCGAACTGGGTGATGACACCGAGGTGCGGCTGCGCATCCACGCGCCGCCCGCGTTGTGGGTCAATGCACCGAGCCTGGGCCCGGGCTGGCTCAAGGTACCGCTGTACCCGCACCCGCTGCGTGGGCAGAAGATCTGGAACGTGCTCGGTTGGTTCCTGGCCATCGGCCTGTTGTCCACCGCGTCGGCGTGGATCTTCGTGCGCCAGCTCAACCAGCCGCTCAAGCGCCTGGTGTTCGCCGCCCGCCAGCTGGGCCAGGGGCGCAGTGTGCGCCTACCCATCAGCGATACCCCCAGCGAGATGACCGAGGTGTACCGCGCCTTCAACCAGATGGCCGAGGACGTCGAGCAGGCCGGGCGCGAACGTGAGCTGATGCTCGCCGGGGTGTCCCACGACTTGCGCACACCGCTTACAAGGCTGCGCTTGTCGCTGTCGCTGATGGGTAATGAAAGCGACCTCAGCGATGACATGGTCCGCGACATCGAGGACATGGACGCGATCCTCGACCAGTTCCTGGCGTTCATTCGTGATGGGCGTGACGAGCCGGTGGAAGAGGTCGATTTGAACGACCTGATCTACGAAGTGGTGGCGCCGTATAACCAGCACAAGGAACAGGTGCGCCTGTGCCTGGAGCCGATTCCGCCCTTCCCGCTGCGGCGGGTGTCGCTCAAGCGCATGCTTGGCAACCTGATCGGCAATGCCCTGCACCATGCCGGCAAAGGCGTCGAGGTGGCCGCCTACGTGTCGGGCGACCAGAGCGCGCCCTATGTGGTGCTCAGCGTGCTGGACCGTGGCGCGGGAATCGACGAGTCGGAGCTGGAGACCATCTTCAACCCGTTCATTCGCGGTGACCGGGCGCGGGGCGGCAAGGGCACCGGGCTGGGGTTGGCGATCGTCAAGCGGATCGCCGCGCAGCATGGCGGCAATGTGGAGTTGCGCAACCGCTCCGGTGGCGGAATCGAGGCACGGGTGAGGTTGCCGTTGGGGCTGTTGCTGCCGCGCAATGCCGTCTAA